CGGCGTTCTCGTCGGCGACGGGGGAGGCGACGAGCGTCGCGCAGGCCGGCTGGGTGCGGGTCGACCCGTCGACGGGGCGGGAGAGCTATCCGCGCACCGACCCCGCGGTGATCGTGGCGGTGCTCGACGACGACGACCGCATCCTGCTCGGCTCGAACGTGGAGTGGGACGACCGGCGGTTCTCGCTGCTCGCGGGTTTCGTCGAGCCGGGGGAGTCGCTCGAGGCGGCCGTGATCCGGGAGATCTTCGAGGAGGCGGGCGTCGTCGTCGACGACCCGGAGTACCGGGGCAGCCAGCCGTGGCCGTTCCCCGCATCGCTCATGGTCGGCTTCGAGGCGCGCGTGGCGTCGGGCACGTCGACCGTGCCGCGGCCGGACGGCACGGAGCTGCGCGAGCTGCGCTGGTTCTCGCGCGAGGAGCTCGCGGCGGATGTCGCGGCGGGTCGCGTGCTGCTGCCGGGCGCCGCGTCGATCGCCCGGGCGATCGTGGAGGACTGGTTCGGCGGGCCCATCGAGGAGCCGCGGTGACCGACATCCTCGACGCGCTCGACGAGCAGCAGCGCCAGGCGGCGGAGGCGCTGCTGGGGCCGGTGTGCATCCTCGCGGGCGCCGGCACGGGTAAGACCCGCACGCTCACGCACCGCATCGCGCACGGCGTGGCATCCGGGGTCTACACGCCCGACCGCGTCATGGCGCTCACCTTCACGACCCGCGCGGCGGGCGAGCTGCGCTCGCGTCTGCGCGCGCTCGGGGCCGGTCGGGTGGCGGCGCGCACCTTCCACTCGGCGGCGCTCGCCCAGTTGAGCTTCTTCTGGCCGCAGCTCGTCGGCGGGCGGCTGCCCGAGATCCTGCCCGGCAAGGGGCGCCTGCTCGGGCAGGCGGCGGAGTCGCTGCGGATGCGTGTCGACACGGCCGTGCTGCGCGACCTCGCGGCCGAGATCGAGTGGCGCAAGGTGCGCCGCATCCCGCTCGACGACTACGCGCGGCTGAGCTCGCGCCCCCTGCCGCCGGGCCTCGACATGCACGCCGTCGTCGAACTGCAGCAGCGCTACGAGGACCTCAAAGACGAGCAGCGCCGCCTCGACTTCGAGGACGTGCTGCTCGTGACGGCGGGGATGCTCGAGGCCGAGCAGCGCGTGGCCGATCAGGTGCGCCAGCAGTACCGCTTCTTCGTCGTCGACGAGTACCAGGACGTCTCGCCGCTTCAGCAGGAGCTGCTTGAGCTTTGGCTCGGGCCGCGCACCGACGTGTGCGTCGTGGGTGACGCATCGCAGACGATCTACTCGTTCGCGGGCGCCTCGAGCGAGTACCTGCTCGGCTTCGCGAGCCGGTATCCGGATGCGACCGAGGTGCGCCTCGAGCGCAACCACCGCTCGACGCCCGCCATCCTGGGTGCCGCCAACCGGCTCATGCGCGGGCGTCCGGGTGCTCTCGAGCTCGTCGCGGTCGACGGCGACCTCGCCTCTCCCGAGCCGACCGTCACACGCTGGGACTCGGATGCCGCGGAGACGAACGGCGTCGCCGACGCGGTCGCGGCGCAGCTCGCGGCCGGGGTCGCACCCGAGCGCATCGCCGTGCTGTACCGCGTCAACGCGCAGGCGGTCGCGCTCGCGACGGCGCTCGCGGAACGCGGCATCAGCTCGCGCCAGGTCGGCGGAACGAAGTTCTTCGAGATCGAGGCGATCAAGCGCGCCGTGCTCGAGCTCACGAGCCTGTCGCGCACGGGCTCGCCGAAGGGCCTCTACGAGACGGTCGCGGATGTCGCCCTCGCGAACGGCTGGTCGGCGCACGCCCCCGACAGCCAGGGTGCCGTGCGGGAGCGCTGGGAGGCGCTCGGCGCGCTCGTCGAGCTCGCCGACCAGGCGCCGGAGGGTATGACGCTCGCCCAGTTCGTGGCCGAGCTGCAGGAGCGCCAGAGCATGCAGCACGAGCCGACCATGCCATCCGTCGTGCTCTCGACGCTGCACGGCGCGAAGGGCCTCGAGTGGGACCACGTGCACATCGTGGGCCTCACCGAGGGCCTGCTGCCGATCTCGCACGCGAAGGGCTTCGCCGCGATCGACGAGGAGCGCCGCCTGCTCTACGTGGGCATCACGCGTGCGCGGCGGACGCTCGCGTTGCACTGGTCGGCGGAGGGGCTGCGCTCGCGTCCGCGGGAGCCCAGTCGCTTCCTGGCGGAGCTGCGCAGCGGCACTCCGGGTGCGGCGCGATCGCGCGCTCGCTGAGCTCCGATCCGTCGCCCGCCACGCGCCACTCGCGGCCCGTCTCGGCCGCGCCGTCGAGAGCTGCCGCGGCGATCCGCGCCGCGAGGGCGATCGCGGCCGCCTCGCGCAGCGGATGCGGTGCGGGCGCCGTGTGGGTCGCGAGCTGCGCCGCGATGGCCGGCCATGCGGTATCGGCATCGCGCCGGTGCAGGAAGGCGCAATGGAGGCACGCGGATGCGCCGGGCACGACGAGCGGGCCGACGGTGACGGCGGTGTCGCCGCGCACGATGGGCAGATGGGGCACGTCGCGCTGCAGCCACGCGCGGTGATCGGCGGGCCGGAGCACGCGGTCGGCGACGAGCGCGACGAGCGCGGGGCGGTGGCGGGTGTCGCGCAGGCGGAGGCCCGCGTCGTCGAGCAGTCGCGCGAGGCCGACGGCGAGCTCGCCCTCGCCGAGCACGACCGCGGCACCGGCCGTCTGCTCGCGCGACCGCTCGCGCACCAGGCAGGGCTTGAGCGTCGCGAGCAGCTCTTCGGCCCGCGGGCCGGGCACGTGCTGCACCCCCGCGAGCATCCGGAAGCCCGAGAGGGAGACGCCCGCCGCGAGCACCGAGATCAGGTGCTCGACGGCGGGCGACACATCCGGCAAGACGGCGAGAACGGGGTCCACGCCGAACTGCAGGGTGTGCGGGTCCCGCCACACGAGGGGGATAGCAGGATCGAGCCGCAGGACCACGGGGTACAGCGTGGCGTGCGGCGCCGATCGGCGTCGGCGGCTATCCACAGGCCGCCCGCCGATCCGCCCTACGGCACGTTCGCCCCGCCGTTGACGTTGATGACCTCGCCCACGACGAAGCTCGACTCGGGCGACGCGAGGAACACGTACGCAGGCGCCTGCTCGACGGGCTGGCTCGTGCGGCCGAGCCACGACGACTCGCCGAACCCGTCGAGCTTCTCCGCCGGCTGTCCGTCCGACACCTGCAGCGGCGTCCACACCGGCCCCGGCGCGACCGCGTTGACGCGGATGCCGCGCGGCGCGAGGTCGTGCGCGAGCGCCTTCGTGAAGCCGATGATCGCGAACTTGGTGGAGGCGTAGTTGATGATCATGGGCGACGGGTTGTAGCCCTGCACCGAGGTGCTGTTGATGATCGTCGCGCCGGCGGGCAGGTGGGGGAGCGCCTCGCGCGTGATCCAGAACATCGCGTAGATGTTGGTCTTGATGGTGCGGTCGAGGTCGTCCTCGTCGAGCGCGTCGAAGGTCTGGTGGTACACCTGGTGCGCCGCGTTGTTGACGAGGATGTCGAGGCCGCCGAGGCCCTCCACGGCATCCGCCACGAGCGTGCGGCAGAAGTCGCGGTCGCGGATGTCGCCCGGCAGCAGGATCGCCTGGCGGCCCTCGGCGCGCACGACCGCGGCGATCGCCTCGGCGTCGACCTGCTCCTCGGGCAGGTAGCTGAGGGCGACATCCGCCCCCTCGCGTGCGAACGCGATGGCGACGGCCGCGCCGATGCCCGAGTCGCCGCCCGTGATGAGCGCCTTGCGGCCGGGGAGGCGGCCCGTGCCGCGGTAGCTGGTCTCGCCGTGGTCCGCCTTCGGATCGAGTTCGGCGTCGAGGCCGGGCAGGGGCTGCCACGACGCGTGGGGCTTGATGTGCGAGTGGCGCTCGACGGGGTTGTCGAACGTGAGCTGGTCTGACGTCATCGTCGTCTCCTTTTGTTGCCGCTGGCAACTTTAGGGGACGAGGCGGCCGCTCCGAAAGATGCGTTTCCATCTCCGAAACTTGCGAAGTCCGCGAGAGTACGTACTTTTCGCCCGAATCGGCCCCTCGAGCCCGAAAAGCACGTACTCTCGCGGACCTGGTCAGGCGTAGACGTGGCGGAGGATGCGGCGCTCGGTGGCCGACCAGACGCCCGAGACCGCGAGGTAGAGGGTCGCGGCGAGAGGGACGACGGCCGCCGCGGCGAGCACGAGGAACGGAGCCCAGCTGAGCGGGCCGCTCGGGTTGAGGAGCGCCGCGCCCGGGGCGTCGGGGGACGGGCCGGGGGCGAGCGCGGCATCCCGCAGCGTCATCCGGCGGTTGGCCCACGCGACGGCGGCGAGCACGACGAGCAGCGCGACGAACACGAGGTCGCTCGCCTGGAAGCCCGAGCCGATGTCGAGAAGGTGGCGCCCGAGCCCCGCGCCGAAGAGCGACTCGTCGAGCAGCCGGTTCGGCTCGCCCGCGATCGTCGGGTAGGCGAAGAGCGCGTAGACGAGCGAGATGACGGGCAGCTGCGCGAGCATCGGCAGGCACCCTGCGAGCGGCGACACCTTCTCGGCGGCGTAGAGCTCGAGGGTCGCCTTCTGCAGCTTCTCGGGGTTCTTCTTGTAGCGCTTCTGCAGCTCGGCGAGCTGCGGTGCGATGCGGCGGCGGCCCTGCGCGGCCCTCGCCATCGAGACGCCGACGGGGATGAGCAGGGCGCGCACAGCGAGCGTGACGAGCACGATCGCGCCGGCGGGGGTGGCGAGGGAGCCGAGCGCCATGAGGGCGTCGGCGGCGGCCGCGAGGATCGCGGCGATGGCGGGGATGTCGAAGGGGTTCACGGATGCTCCTGGATCGGATGCGGGCAGGCGGGATCGTCTGGCCGCCCGGCTCGTCGGAGCGTGAGCAGGGGCGCGCGGTGCGCGTCAGGCGGCCGGCAGGAGCCGACCGGGAGCCCGCGAGCGCACGTGACCGCGCGCATCCGGGTGCGAGGCGTCGGGCAGGTGCCCGAGCAGCACGGCGTGGCGGCGGGCACGCAGGCCCACCGTCATGTGGCGAGGTGCGGATGCGAGGGTCGCCCGCACGAGAGCGGCGATCGCCGCCGCGAGCGCGCCGACGAGCGCGATCGCACCGAGCGTCGTGAGCACGGAGCCCGTGCCCTCGGTTCCGAGCACGCCGAGCGCCACGGCGAGGCCGTGGAGCAGCTGGGCGAAGGGCTCGGTCACGCGGACAGTCTAGGCGGGGCTACCGGCGGTCGCGGCGTTCCCGCGGCTTCGGGTCGGCGACCTGCTGCCGCCAGGCGAGCACGACGAGGAGGATCGCCGCGACGATGAACACGAAGCCGAGGATCGCGATCGGCTGCAGCCCGTTGAGCAGGCCGACGACGAGCAGCACGATGCCGAACGTCCCATTGAGCCCCTGCAGCACGAACACGCGCATCCGCTGCCAGCGCTTCATGGGACCCCCGTTTCGGACGCCGATCGGCGCACTCTCAGTCTCCCACCCCGCCGCGACTGCTCCGCATCCGCGATCCCCCCGCATCCGCGCCGTCCTCGTGGGGTGGAGCTGTTGTGCAGGGTTCGCTGTTGTGCAGGAGTGCGCACTTGCGGGCTCCGTTTCGCATCCGGAAATCAACCCTTCAGGGGTGACTCGGCGAGCGGGGATCGAGCCGGCTCCTGCACTACAGCGAACTCCTGCACAACAGCAGCGCAGGTCAGAAGCGCCGCGTGAAGGGGAGGGGCTTGCGCATGCGGATGAGGAGGAGCAGCGGGATGAGCACGTACGGCAGGTTGAAGGCGAGGAATTTGACCGGGTTCTGGGTCTGGAACTCGGGCTCGCCGAAGAACTCGACGCCGAACACGATGACGCCCGTGATGACGCTGATCGCGGTCGCGTAGATGACCGAGGGCAGCTGGATCCAGTTCCACCCGCGGATGAGCGCCGGCACGAGCACGAGGTAGAACGCGAGATAGACGAACGCCGAGAGGCCCGTGACGATGCGCATCCACACGGGCGGGTGCATGAAGAGCGGATCCGCGTCGTGCGCGTACCAGTAGTTGGAGTCGACGAGGAACTGGCCGTTCGGCTGCGAGAAGTCGACGCCGAGGGTCGGGAGCATGTCGGCGATGCACGAGGTGACGATGAAGATCGTGAACATCACCGCGAAAAAGATGTCGATGGGGCGCTTGCGGAGGGGGAGTTTGACGACGGTGTCGGGCATGGCGGGAAGTGTAGCGAGGGGGTGGGCGCTGCGCGGGTGCTCGACCAGCGGTACTGTTGTCACCGAACACGGGAGTCCGGTGTGCCGGGCTGAGAGGAAGCTCATCCAAGCTTCGACCGTCGAACCTGATCCGGATCATGCCGGCGCAGGGAGGCATCTCGGGGCCCGACCGCATCCGCGGTCGCCCACCCGTGCCACTTTTACGGCGAACACAGCCACAGAAAGGGCACGAACAGTGACCACCGCAACCATCGACCGTCCGTCCATCTGGCGCTGGCGCGTCGTCGACATCGTGACCGCCGCCGTGCTGGGCGTCGCATCCGGCGTGCTGTTCTGGGCGTGGGGCCTCGCCTGGACCCCGCTCAGCACCCTGCTCGCGTTCTCGCCCGGCCTCTCGGGCCTGCTCGCGGGCGGCTGGCTGTTCGCGGGCATCCTCGGCGGCCTCGTGATCCGCAAGCCGGGTGCAGCTGTCTTCACCGAGGTCGTCGCGGCGACCGTGTCGGCGATCATCGGCACCCAGTGGGGCTTCGAGACGCTCATCTGGGGCGCGATCGAGGGGCTCGGCGCCGAGATCGTGTTCGCCGTGCTGCTCTACCGCGTGTGGGCCTTCTGGGTCGCGCCGCTCGCGGGCCTCGGCGCGGGCGTCGCGGTCGCGATCCTCGACATCAACTTCTCGTCGATCGCGGGCTTCGACCCCACCGCGAAGCTCGTCTACGCGATCTCGGCCGTCGTCTCGGGCGTCATCGTCGGCGTGCTCTCGTGGCTCGCCGTGCGCGCCCTCGCGCGGGCGGGCACCCTGGGCCGCTTCGCCGCCGGCCGTCGTCGCGTCGCGGCCGATCCGGCTCCCGAGCGCGAGACGGCGGCGTCCTGATCCGGCGCACGCGACAGGACGGATGCGGATGACCGCGGCAGCGCGCCTCACGGCACGCGGATGGGGCTGGCGCCACGGCGACCGGCCCCGTCCGGCCGTGTCGGGGCTCGACCTCGACGTCGAGCCGGGGGAGCGCGTGCTGCTGCTCGGGGCCTCGGGCGCGGGCAAGTCGACGCTGCTCGCGGGGCTCGCGGGCGTGCTCGGCGACGCAGAGGACGGCGACCGCACGGGCGAGCTGCTCGTCGACGGCCGCCGCCCCGAGGACGCCCGCGGCCGCGTCGGCCTCGTGCTGCAGGACCCCGACGGCCAGACCGTGCTCGCGCGGGTTGGCGACGAGGTCGCATTCGGCTGCGAGAACCTCGGCCTTCCGCGCGGCGAGATCTGGCGCCGCGTCGCCGAGGCGCTCGACGCGGTCGGCCTCGATGTGCCGCTCGATCATCCGACGTCCGAGCTCTCGGGCGGGCAGAAGCAGCGCCTCGCGATCGCGAGCGTGCTCGCGATGCGCCCGGGCCTCGTGCTGCTCGACGAGCCGACAGCGAACCTCGACCCGGATGGGGTCGCCGAGGTGCGCGAGGCCGTCGCGCGCCTCGTCGCGAGCCGCCAGACGACGCTCGTCGTCGTCGAGCACCGCGTCGAGACGTGGGTCGACCTCGTCGACCGCGTCGTCGTGCTCGAGCCGGGCGGAGGCGTGCGCGCCGACGGCACCCCGGATGCCGTGCTCGGCTCCCGGGGCGCGGAGCTCGCCGCGGAGGGCATCTGGGTGCCCGGCCGTCATCCGTCCGTGCCGCGCGGACGTCGTCAGGCCGACGCCCCCGAGCTGCTCGTCGCCGACGGTCTCGCCGTGGGCCGCCGCCGCTTCGGCGAGCGGCAGCCGCGCACGGCCGCCGACGGCGTCCACCTCACCGTGCGCGCGGGTCGCACGACAGCGATCCTCGGCCCGAACGGCGCCGGCAAGTCGACCCTCGGCCTCACGCTCGCGGGGCTCCTCGCGCCCGTCGACGGCGAGCTCACTGCCCTGCCCACGCTCGCCGGCAGGCTCGGCCCGACGCCCATCCGCTGGCGCTCGCGCGAGCTCGCCTCCCGCATCGGCACCGTCTTCCAGGACCCCGAGCACCAGTTCCTGCGCGGCACCGTACGTGAGGAGCTCGAGGTCGGCCCGCGCGCGCTCAAGCGCCCGGAGGCCGAGGTCGCCGCCGTGCGCGACCGCCTGGCCCAGCGCCTGCGGCTCACGTCGCTGCTCGACGCGAACCCCTTCACGCTCTCGGGTGGCGAGAAGCGCCGCCTCTCCGTCGCGACGGCGCTCGCGACGGCGCCGCAGGTGCTCGTCGCGGACGAGCCGAGCTTCGGGCAGGACGCCCTCACCTGGGCCGAGCTCGTGCGGCTGCTCGACGAGCTCGTGGCCGAGGGCACGGCGCTCGTGACGGTCACGCACGACCTCGCGCTCGTCGATGCGCTCGCCGACGACCGCCTGCTGCTCGCGGGCGCCGCCGCGCGGGAGGTCGTGCCGTGAGCCTCATCGTGCCCGAGATCCGGCGCAGCTGGATCGCCTCCGTCAACCCGCTCGCGAAGCTCGTCGTCGCGCTGCTCGTCGGCGTGACGCTCGTGCTCTCGATCGACGTCGTCTCGGCGGGCATCGTCGTCGCGGTCATGGTCGTGCTGCTGCCGTTCGCGGGGCTCTCCGCCCGGCAGCTCGCCGCGCGCACGGCGCCCATCGTCGTGTCTGCGGTGCTCGCGTGCATCGCGACCGCCCTCTACGGAGTGGACGACGGCGCGACGCTTCTCGCACTCCGGCCGGTCACGGTCACCGAGGGGTCCCTGCTGCTCGCCGTCGCGATCCTGCTGCGCGTGCTCGCGGTCGGTGTGCCCGCAGTCGTGCTGTTCGCGACGACCGACCCCACCGATCTCGCGGATGCGCTCGCGCAGCTCGCGAAGCTTCCCGCGCGCTTCGTGCTGGGTGCGCTCGCGGCGCTCCGTCTCGTCGGCCTCCTGCTCGAGGACTGGGAGGCGCTCGGGCTCGCCCGGCGCGCGCGAGGCGTGGCAGACAGCGGGCGCATCCGCCGTTTCCTCGTGCAGGCGGGCACCCTGCTCGTGTTCGCCGTGCGACGCGGCGGCAAGCTCGCGACGGCCATGGAGGCGCGCGGGTTCGGAGGCTCGACGCCGCGCAGCTGGGCCCGCCGCTCGCGGCTGAGACCTCGCGACGTCGCCGTCATGGTCGTCGGCGCGGCGATCGTCGCGGCGGCCGTGACGACGGCCGTGCTCGTCGGGAGCTGGAGACCGGTTCTGTGAGGGGCGCTGCTGTGAGGGACGCTGCTGTGAACGACCGAGCTGTGAGCGACCGTGCCGTGAGCACTCCCGTGACCGCCGCGCGCGAGATCGACCCCGCGCCGCTCGTCGCGCGTCTCGCCGCGGGCCCGCAGCCGTGGGTGCTGCTCATCGACGGCCGGTCGGGCGCAGGGAAGACCGTGCTCGCACGGCGCCTCGCGGAGGAGACCGGCGCGACGCTCGTGTCACTCGACGACGTGTATCCCGGCTGGGACGGGCTCGCCGCGGGGGCGGCCGCTGTGCCCGGCATCGTGCGGCACGGCAGGTGGCGGCGCTGGGACTGGGCGGCCGACGCGTGGGGCGAGGCGGCATCCGTCGACCGCACGGGGTCGCTCATCGTCGAGGGCTGCGGCGCGATCTCGCGCGCCTCGCGCCCCCTCGCCGACCACGCGTGGTGGCTCGACCGCGACGACGCGGAGCGCAAGCGGCGCGCGCTCGGCCGAGACGGCGACGCCTACGCCCCGCACTGGGAGCGGTGGGCGGCCCAGGAGGAGGCGTTC
The Protaetiibacter sp. SSC-01 genome window above contains:
- a CDS encoding ATP-binding protein encodes the protein MNDRAVSDRAVSTPVTAAREIDPAPLVARLAAGPQPWVLLIDGRSGAGKTVLARRLAEETGATLVSLDDVYPGWDGLAAGAAAVPGIVRHGRWRRWDWAADAWGEAASVDRTGSLIVEGCGAISRASRPLADHAWWLDRDDAERKRRALGRDGDAYAPHWERWAAQEEAFAAAEHPRELADLVVRA
- a CDS encoding DUF6412 domain-containing protein — encoded protein: MTEPFAQLLHGLAVALGVLGTEGTGSVLTTLGAIALVGALAAAIAALVRATLASAPRHMTVGLRARRHAVLLGHLPDASHPDARGHVRSRAPGRLLPAA
- a CDS encoding ATP-dependent helicase produces the protein MTDILDALDEQQRQAAEALLGPVCILAGAGTGKTRTLTHRIAHGVASGVYTPDRVMALTFTTRAAGELRSRLRALGAGRVAARTFHSAALAQLSFFWPQLVGGRLPEILPGKGRLLGQAAESLRMRVDTAVLRDLAAEIEWRKVRRIPLDDYARLSSRPLPPGLDMHAVVELQQRYEDLKDEQRRLDFEDVLLVTAGMLEAEQRVADQVRQQYRFFVVDEYQDVSPLQQELLELWLGPRTDVCVVGDASQTIYSFAGASSEYLLGFASRYPDATEVRLERNHRSTPAILGAANRLMRGRPGALELVAVDGDLASPEPTVTRWDSDAAETNGVADAVAAQLAAGVAPERIAVLYRVNAQAVALATALAERGISSRQVGGTKFFEIEAIKRAVLELTSLSRTGSPKGLYETVADVALANGWSAHAPDSQGAVRERWEALGALVELADQAPEGMTLAQFVAELQERQSMQHEPTMPSVVLSTLHGAKGLEWDHVHIVGLTEGLLPISHAKGFAAIDEERRLLYVGITRARRTLALHWSAEGLRSRPREPSRFLAELRSGTPGAARSRAR
- a CDS encoding emopamil-binding family protein — encoded protein: MPDTVVKLPLRKRPIDIFFAVMFTIFIVTSCIADMLPTLGVDFSQPNGQFLVDSNYWYAHDADPLFMHPPVWMRIVTGLSAFVYLAFYLVLVPALIRGWNWIQLPSVIYATAISVITGVIVFGVEFFGEPEFQTQNPVKFLAFNLPYVLIPLLLLIRMRKPLPFTRRF
- a CDS encoding ABC transporter ATP-binding protein, with translation MTAAARLTARGWGWRHGDRPRPAVSGLDLDVEPGERVLLLGASGAGKSTLLAGLAGVLGDAEDGDRTGELLVDGRRPEDARGRVGLVLQDPDGQTVLARVGDEVAFGCENLGLPRGEIWRRVAEALDAVGLDVPLDHPTSELSGGQKQRLAIASVLAMRPGLVLLDEPTANLDPDGVAEVREAVARLVASRQTTLVVVEHRVETWVDLVDRVVVLEPGGGVRADGTPDAVLGSRGAELAAEGIWVPGRHPSVPRGRRQADAPELLVADGLAVGRRRFGERQPRTAADGVHLTVRAGRTTAILGPNGAGKSTLGLTLAGLLAPVDGELTALPTLAGRLGPTPIRWRSRELASRIGTVFQDPEHQFLRGTVREELEVGPRALKRPEAEVAAVRDRLAQRLRLTSLLDANPFTLSGGEKRRLSVATALATAPQVLVADEPSFGQDALTWAELVRLLDELVAEGTALVTVTHDLALVDALADDRLLLAGAAAREVVP
- a CDS encoding SDR family oxidoreductase, whose translation is MTSDQLTFDNPVERHSHIKPHASWQPLPGLDAELDPKADHGETSYRGTGRLPGRKALITGGDSGIGAAVAIAFAREGADVALSYLPEEQVDAEAIAAVVRAEGRQAILLPGDIRDRDFCRTLVADAVEGLGGLDILVNNAAHQVYHQTFDALDEDDLDRTIKTNIYAMFWITREALPHLPAGATIINSTSVQGYNPSPMIINYASTKFAIIGFTKALAHDLAPRGIRVNAVAPGPVWTPLQVSDGQPAEKLDGFGESSWLGRTSQPVEQAPAYVFLASPESSFVVGEVINVNGGANVP
- a CDS encoding ECF transporter S component; the encoded protein is MTTATIDRPSIWRWRVVDIVTAAVLGVASGVLFWAWGLAWTPLSTLLAFSPGLSGLLAGGWLFAGILGGLVIRKPGAAVFTEVVAATVSAIIGTQWGFETLIWGAIEGLGAEIVFAVLLYRVWAFWVAPLAGLGAGVAVAILDINFSSIAGFDPTAKLVYAISAVVSGVIVGVLSWLAVRALARAGTLGRFAAGRRRVAADPAPERETAAS
- the nudC gene encoding NAD(+) diphosphatase; translation: MSGSTHGSMSGSARPPRRPALAPALSRSELDRDYLSRLGGVPALLEDPSTRMVVLHEGRALGTHEGALALVDPSTLAVDPDAAVFLGRARAASADLEQGAAVLALVVSEEDAVRLGEEGSWLDLRRVGSLLTPRDAGLFTQALALANWHGSAAFSSATGEATSVAQAGWVRVDPSTGRESYPRTDPAVIVAVLDDDDRILLGSNVEWDDRRFSLLAGFVEPGESLEAAVIREIFEEAGVVVDDPEYRGSQPWPFPASLMVGFEARVASGTSTVPRPDGTELRELRWFSREELAADVAAGRVLLPGAASIARAIVEDWFGGPIEEPR
- a CDS encoding energy-coupling factor transporter transmembrane protein EcfT, with the protein product MSLIVPEIRRSWIASVNPLAKLVVALLVGVTLVLSIDVVSAGIVVAVMVVLLPFAGLSARQLAARTAPIVVSAVLACIATALYGVDDGATLLALRPVTVTEGSLLLAVAILLRVLAVGVPAVVLFATTDPTDLADALAQLAKLPARFVLGALAALRLVGLLLEDWEALGLARRARGVADSGRIRRFLVQAGTLLVFAVRRGGKLATAMEARGFGGSTPRSWARRSRLRPRDVAVMVVGAAIVAAAVTTAVLVGSWRPVL
- a CDS encoding membrane protein insertase YidC, whose protein sequence is MNPFDIPAIAAILAAAADALMALGSLATPAGAIVLVTLAVRALLIPVGVSMARAAQGRRRIAPQLAELQKRYKKNPEKLQKATLELYAAEKVSPLAGCLPMLAQLPVISLVYALFAYPTIAGEPNRLLDESLFGAGLGRHLLDIGSGFQASDLVFVALLVVLAAVAWANRRMTLRDAALAPGPSPDAPGAALLNPSGPLSWAPFLVLAAAAVVPLAATLYLAVSGVWSATERRILRHVYA